The Triticum aestivum cultivar Chinese Spring chromosome 7B, IWGSC CS RefSeq v2.1, whole genome shotgun sequence genome window below encodes:
- the LOC123156278 gene encoding mucin-5AC, with product MVAAAAAGKRKRDLSEDEVYLILHKYSPATILTVLQEVAQHAERRSIDWRALVAKTATGITSAREYQMLWRYIAYRHDFIENAEDIGAQPLGDESDLECEIEPFPKPSNEAAAEASRFAKILIYGPSREQGSSHRVNSEVPLLNTPNEKIPRVPSDKQLAQSHRLTNSTGPVSNSKQASHTGLSPDPFEWNGPHKKTKKPKAWSNKEDADLMDGVHKCGEGNWLNILRKYNFDSTRTYVQLSQRWAVICRRQGTTKLAKAKSVTTEFDIKATQKAFSMALDMPMGKPGGFSTLRLGASQQSAQHPAPVFVAAAPELKCATSSSSFPLPVPAPAQGQIPLPRVQPAPAQAAASKVSNTSNKSQNSSKKQNAQANPTNAPSSIQAAAIAAGGRIAPASIATDLLKAAQSSQAVHITPKAKHIRPRGKGSSKTSTSSKASTMAGEPGTQPGSAEHPELPNCSAPTPSPPVLITQSIEQVNVVSEVAGVNPPEQSASAHLLEPDRALSTTPVSGPCDNMEMDDDSTFCAVTMEDLFPEDVKQPEMVKQPEIVKQYEMIDPKAEESIDPKDADMLEFDRFVAQGCLTTDCLDKSKGVKIAPGAQGAIPSQKKQQPTVVKSIPASARAPATVKKTKTLASHGATFPSTVTSSGLVGTGNAGVLSKAIYRKPPGPGTTGKQNRCQEIMAQKQHAMSSNSSALARNAAPGVGTPARNAAPGVGTPARNAAPGVGTPAKNMSPGAGTPVRNAVPATGTLAKNMAPATGAPARNAAPGTGITPARSLLTGTGTPPARNSLTGTATPPVRTAAPGTGTPPVRNPAPSAGTPPGRNSLTGTGTPASRQYTPVVNGASKGNPPASQ from the exons ATGGTGGCGGCGGCAGCTGCGGGGAAGCGGAAGCGAGatctctccgaggacgaggtgtaCCTCATCCTCCACAA GTACTCGCCTGCGACAATCCTGACGGTGCTTCAGGAGGTGGCGCAGCACGCGGAGAGAAGGAGCATCGACTGGAGGGCGCTGGTGGCCAAGACAGCCACGGGGATCACCTCCGCCCGCGAGTACCAGATGCTTTGGCGCTACATCGCCTACCGACATGACTTCATCGAGAACGCCGAGGACATCGGCGCCCAGCCTCTG GGTGATGAGAGCGACTTGGAATGTGAGATTGAACCCTTTCCTAAGCCGAGCAACGAAGCTGCAGCTGAGGCCTCCCGGTTCGCGAAG ATCTTAATCTATGGACCTTCACGTGAGCAAGGTTCTAGTCATCGTGTTAACTCAGAAGTTCCTCTGCTAAACACTCCAAATGAGAAGATACCGCGTGTTCCATCTGACAAACAGCTTGCTCAGAGCCATCGTCTAACAAATAGTACAGGTCCAGTTTCCAACTCAAAACAGGCATCCCATACAGGGTTATCTCCTGATCCTTTTGAATGGAATGGACCTCATAAAAAGACAAAGAAGCCTAAAGCATGGTCCAACAAGGAGGATGCAGACTTAATGGATGGTGTACATAAGTGTGGTGAAGGAAATTGGCTGAACATTCTGCGTAAATATAACTTCGATAGCACAAGAACTTATGTTCAATTATCTCAG AGATGGGCAGTCATTTGCAGGCGTCAAGGAACAACCAAGCTTGCTAAAGCTAAATCAGTCACCACGGAGTTTGATATAAAAGCTACTCAAAAGGCATTCTCTATGGCTCTTGATATGCCTATGGGGAAGCCTGGTGGATTCTCTACATTAAGATTAG GAGCTTcacaacaaagcgctcaacatcctgCTCCAGTATTCGTTGCTGCGGCACCTGAGTTAAAATGTGCAACATCCTCTTCATCATTCCCGTTGCCAGTACCAGCGCCAGCACAAGGGCAGATTCCACTTCCTCGGGTGCAACCAGCTCCTGCTCAAGCTGCAGCCTCAAAAGTGTCAAATACTTCAAACAAGTCACAAAATAGCTCTAAGaagcaaaatgcacaagcaaatcCTACAAATGCTCCTTCCTCGATACAAGCTGCAGCTATTGCTGCTGGTGGACGAATCGCCCCAGCAAGCATCGCCACCGATTTATTGAAAGCTGCACAATCCTCGCAAGCTGTGCACATAACCCCGAAAGCTAAGCACATAAGACCTCGAGGAAAAGGATCTTCAAAAACTTCTACAAGCTCTAAAGCATCCACTATGGCTGGTGAGCCTGGAACACAGCCTGGTAGTGCTGAACACCCAGAACTTCCAAACTGCAGTGCCCCTACACCATCTCCTCCGGTTTTGATAACACAGTCAATTGAGCAAGTTAATGTTGTGTCAGAAGTTGCAGGAGTTAACCCCCCTGAACAATCTGCTAGTGCACATTTGTTGGAACCTGATAGAGCATTGAGCACCACACCAGTGTCTGGCCCATGCGACAATATGGAGATGGACGACGACTCTACATTTTGTGCAGTCACGATGGAGGACTTGTTTCCTGAAGACGTGAAGCAGCCGGAGATGGTGAAGCAGCCAGAGATAGTGAAGCAGTATGAGATGATAGACCCCAAAGCTGAGGAGAGCATAGATCCCAAGGATGCCGACATGCTGGAGTTCGATCGCTTTGTTGCCCAAGGATGCTTGACTACAGATTGTTTGGATAAGAGCAAAGGTGTCAAAATTGCTCCTGGAGCTCAAGGTGCTATTCCCAGCCAGAAGAAACAGCAACCCACAGTTGTGAAAAGCATCCCTGCGTCTGCTAGAGCACCAGCAACCGTGAAGAAGACCAAAACTCTAGCTTCACATGGGGCGACCTTTCCATCAACAGTCACCTCTAGTGGCCTTGTTGGCACAGGCAATGCTGGTGTGCTGAGTAAAGCAATATATCGGAAGCCACCTGGCCCAGGCACCACAGGCAAACAAAATAGGTGCCAAGAAATTATGGCCCAGAAGCAGCATGCTATGAGCTCAAATAGTAGTGCACTGGCCAGGAATGCGGCTCCTGGCGTCGGAACACCAGCCAGGAATGCGGCTCCGGGGGTTGGAACACCAGCCAGGAATGCGGCTCCGGGCGTTGGAACACCAGCCAAGAATATGTCTCCCGGTGCCGGAACACCAGTTAGGAATGCGGTTCCAGCCACCGGAACACTAGCTAAAAATATGGCTCCTGCCACCGGAGCACCAGCCAGGAATGCGGCTCCTGGCACTGGAATAACACCAGCCAGGAGCTTGCTTACCGGCACTGGAACACCACCAGCCAGGAACTCGCTTACCGGCACTGCAACACCACCAGTCAGGACTGCGGCTCCTGGCACTGGAACACCACCAGTCAGGAACCCGGCTCCCAGTGCTGGAACTCCACCAGGCAGGAACTCGCTTACCGGCACCGGAACACCAGCCAGTCGCCAATATACCCCAGTGGTGAATGGGGCTAGCAAGGGGAATCCACCTGCCAGCCAATAG